One part of the Arabidopsis thaliana chromosome 1 sequence genome encodes these proteins:
- a CDS encoding Leucine-rich repeat protein kinase family protein (Leucine-rich repeat protein kinase family protein; FUNCTIONS IN: protein serine/threonine kinase activity, protein kinase activity, ATP binding; INVOLVED IN: transmembrane receptor protein tyrosine kinase signaling pathway, protein amino acid phosphorylation; LOCATED IN: mitochondrion; EXPRESSED IN: 15 plant structures; EXPRESSED DURING: 9 growth stages; CONTAINS InterPro DOMAIN/s: Protein kinase, ATP binding site (InterPro:IPR017441), Protein kinase, catalytic domain (InterPro:IPR000719), Leucine-rich repeat (InterPro:IPR001611), Serine/threonine-protein kinase-like domain (InterPro:IPR017442), Protein kinase-like domain (InterPro:IPR011009), Serine/threonine-protein kinase, active site (InterPro:IPR008271); BEST Arabidopsis thaliana protein match is: BRI1 like (TAIR:AT1G55610.2); Has 217966 Blast hits to 139933 proteins in 5038 species: Archae - 191; Bacteria - 21618; Metazoa - 66649; Fungi - 11025; Plants - 92428; Viruses - 434; Other Eukaryotes - 25621 (source: NCBI BLink).): MTMVTRVIMTDDDSQSLCFLCFLLFFFITAIAVAGDSLDSDREVLLSLKSYLESRNPQNRGLYTEWKMENQDVVCQWPGIICTPQRSRVTGINLTDSTISGPLFKNFSALTELTYLDLSRNTIEGEIPDDLSRCHNLKHLNLSHNILEGELSLPGLSNLEVLDLSLNRITGDIQSSFPLFCNSLVVANLSTNNFTGRIDDIFNGCRNLKYVDFSSNRFSGEVWTGFGRLVEFSVADNHLSGNISASMFRGNCTLQMLDLSGNAFGGEFPGQVSNCQNLNVLNLWGNKFTGNIPAEIGSISSLKGLYLGNNTFSRDIPETLLNLTNLVFLDLSRNKFGGDIQEIFGRFTQVKYLVLHANSYVGGINSSNILKLPNLSRLDLGYNNFSGQLPTEISQIQSLKFLILAYNNFSGDIPQEYGNMPGLQALDLSFNKLTGSIPASFGKLTSLLWLMLANNSLSGEIPREIGNCTSLLWFNVANNQLSGRFHPELTRMGSNPSPTFEVNRQNKDKIIAGSGECLAMKRWIPAEFPPFNFVYAILTKKSCRSLWDHVLKGYGLFPVCSAGSTVRTLKISAYLQLSGNKFSGEIPASISQMDRLSTLHLGFNEFEGKLPPEIGQLPLAFLNLTRNNFSGEIPQEIGNLKCLQNLDLSFNNFSGNFPTSLNDLNELSKFNISYNPFISGAIPTTGQVATFDKDSFLGNPLLRFPSFFNQSGNNTRKISNQVLGNRPRTLLLIWISLALALAFIACLVVSGIVLMVVKASREAEIDLLDGSKTRHDMTSSSGGSSPWLSGKIKVIRLDKSTFTYADILKATSNFSEERVVGRGGYGTVYRGVLPDGREVAVKKLQREGTEAEKEFRAEMEVLSANAFGDWAHPNLVRLYGWCLDGSEKILVHEYMGGGSLEELITDKTKLQWKKRIDIATDVARGLVFLHHECYPSIVHRDVKASNVLLDKHGNARVTDFGLARLLNVGDSHVSTVIAGTIGYVAPEYGQTWQATTRGDVYSYGVLTMELATGRRAVDGGEECLVEWARRVMTGNMTAKGSPITLSGTKPGNGAEQMTELLKIGVKCTADHPQARPNMKEVLAMLVKISGKAELFNGLSSQGYIEM; this comes from the exons ATGACTATGGTGACGCGTGTGATCATGACGGATGATGATTCTCAGTCACTttgctttctttgtttcttactcttctttttcatcactg CTATAGCAGTGGCTGGAGATTCTCTGGACAGTGATAGAGAAGTCTTGTTAAGCCTAAAATCGTACCTTGAATCACGGAACCCACAGAACCGAGGACTATACACGGAATGGAAAATGGAGAACCAAGATGTTGTGTGTCAATGGCCTGGAATCATATGTACACCTCAGAGAAGTAGAGTTACAGGGATCAATCTAACTGATTCCACCATTTCAGGTCCTCTATTCAAGAACTTCTCCGCTTTAACGGAGCTCACATATCTCGATTTATCAAGGAATACGATCGAAGGGGAGATTCCAGATGACTTGAGCCGTTGTCACAACTTAAAGCATCTGAATCTTTCTCATAATATCCTTGAAGGAGAGCTAAGTTTACCCGGGTTGTCAAATCTTGAGGTTCTTGATCTTTCGTTGAATAGGATTACGGGTGATATTCAGTCTAGCTTCCCATTGTTCTGCAACAGTTTGGTTGTTGCAAATCTGTCGACCAACAACTTTACTGGAAGAATCGATGACATCTTCAACGGGTGTAGGAATCTCAAGTATGTTGACTTCAGTTCCAATAGATTCAGTGGAGAAGTGTGGACTGGTTTTGGGAGGCTGGTCGAGTTTTCAGTTGCTGATAATCATCTCTCCGGGAATATCTCTGCTTCAATGTTCAGGGGGAACTGTACTTTGCAAATGTTGGATTTGTCTGGGAACGCTTTTGGTGGGGAATTTCCAGGCCAAGTTTCGAATTGCCAGAATCTAAATGTACTGAATCTTTGGGGAAACAAGTTCACAGGGAACATTCCAGCTGAGATTGGTTCCATATCCTCTCTCAAAGGTTTGTACTTGGGGAATAATACATTTTCTCGAGACATACCGGAAACTCTCCTGAACTTGACCAACTTGGTGTTTCTGGATTTGAGCAGAAACAAATTTGGAGGAGACATTCAAGAAATCTTTGGGAGATTCACGCAAGTAAAGTATCTAGTCTTGCATGCAAACTCATACGTAGGAGGCATCAATTCTTCCAACATCCTCAAGTTACCCAATCTTTCAAGGCTAGATTTGGGCTACAACAATTTCTCGGGACAGTTACCTACTGAAATTTCTCAGATACAGAGTTTGAAGTTCTTGATTCTTGCTTATAATAACTTCAGTGGCGATATACCACAGGAGTATGGGAACATGCCGGGGCTTCAAGCACTTGATCTCTCCTTTAACAAGCTGACCGGTTCGATACCAGCTTCATTTGGGAAATTGACCTCTCTTTTGTGGCTAATGCTTGCAAACAACTCTCTATCAGGAGAAATCCCTCGAGAGATTGGCAACTGCACAAGCCTTTTGTGGTTTAACGTGGCAAACAACCAGCTCTCTGGTAGATTCCATCCTGAATTGACTAGAATGGGGAGTAATCCTTCTCCAACATTTGAAGTGAATAGGCAAAACAAAGACAAGATAATTGCTGGTTCTGGTGAATGCTTGGCGATGAAGAGATGGATTCCAGCGGAGTTCCCTCCGTTCAACTTTGTATACGCAATTCTAACCAAAAAGAGTTGCAGAAGCCTATGGGACCATGTTCTCAAAGGGTACGGTCTCTTTCCTGTCTGTTCTGCTGGTTCCACGGTACGCACGCTTAAAATTTCAGCCTATCTTCAGCTCAGTGGAAATAAGTTTTCAGGTGAGATTCCTGCAAGCATCTCTCAGATGGACAGGCTGAGCACACTACATTTGGGTTTCAATGAGTTTGAGGGGAAACTGCCTCCAGAGATAGGACAATTGCCTCTTGCATTCCTCAACCTTACTCGAAACAATTTCTCGGGCGAGATTCCTCAAGAAATCGGAAATCTGAAGTGCCTGCAGAATCTTGATCTGTCTTTCAACAATTTCTCTGGAAACTTTCCAACGAGTTTGAATGACTTGAATGAGCTGAGTAAGTTCAACATCTCATATAACCCTTTCATTTCTGGCGCGATACCAACAACAGGACAAGTAGCAACCTTTGACAAAGACTCCTTTCTTGGAAATCCGCTGCTGCGGTTTCCTAGTTTCTTCAACCAATCAGGGAACAACACGAGGAAGATTTCCAACCAAGTCCTAGGAAACAGGCCAAGaactcttcttttgatttggaTTTCCTTGGCTCTTGCATTGGCGTTTATTGCATGTTTAGTGGTATCAGGTATTGTACTTATGGTTGTTAAGGCTTCAAGGGAAGCAGAAATCGATCTCTTAGATGGGTCGAAAACCAGACATGACATGACTTCCAGTTCAGGTGGATCATCGCCATGGCTATCAGGAAAAATCAAGGTCATTCGCTTAGACAAATCAACTTTCACATACGCTGACATTCTGAAAGCAACCAGTAACTTCTCTGAGGAGAGAGTGGTAGGTAGGGGAGGCTATGGAACTGTTTACAGAGGCGTATTGCCTGATGGAAGAGAAGTTGCAGTCAAGAAGCTTCAGAGGGAAGGCacagaagcagagaaagagTTCAGAGCTGAAATGGAAGTTCTAAGTGCCAACGCATTTGGAGATTGGGCACATCCGAACCTCGTGAGGCTATATGGATGGTGCCTAGATGGGTCAGAGAAAATCTTGGTGCACGAATACATGGGAGGCGGGAGCTTAGAGGAGCTCATcacagacaaaacaaaacttcaatGGAAGAAACGTATTGATATAGCCACAGATGTAGCAAGGGGATTAGTGTTTTTACACCACGAATGCTACCCTTCCATCGTTCACAGAGACGTCAAAGCCAGTAACGTTCTTTTGGATAAACACGGGAATGCGAGAGTGACGGATTTTGGACTAGCAAGACTCTTAAATGTAGGAGATAGCCATGTGAGCACAGTGATTGCAGGCACAATCGGGTATGTAGCTCCCGAGTATGGACAAACTTGGCAAGCCACCACAAGAGGAGATGTTTACAGCTACGGAGTATTGACCATGGAACTCGCGACGGGTAGAAGAGCTGTTGATGGAGGAGAAGAGTGTTTGGTCGAATGGGCAAGACGTGTAATGACAGGTAACATGACAGCCAAAGGTTCACCAATAACCCTGTCAGGGACCAAACCAGGGAACGGAGCTGAGCAAATGACTGAGCTACTAAAGATTGGTGTGAAGTGTACAGCTGATCATCCTCAGGCAAGACCAAACATGAAAGAAGTTCTAGCTATGTTGGTTAAGATATCCGGTAAAGCAGAGCTCTTCAATGGCTTATCTTCACAAGGTTACATAGAAATGtaa
- the XXT5 gene encoding xyloglucan xylosyltransferase 5 (xyloglucan xylosyltransferase 5 (XXT5); FUNCTIONS IN: xyloglucan 6-xylosyltransferase activity, transferase activity, transferring glycosyl groups, transferase activity; INVOLVED IN: N-terminal protein myristoylation, root hair elongation; LOCATED IN: Golgi apparatus, Golgi membrane; EXPRESSED IN: 26 plant structures; EXPRESSED DURING: 14 growth stages; CONTAINS InterPro DOMAIN/s: Galactosyl transferase (InterPro:IPR008630); BEST Arabidopsis thaliana protein match is: Galactosyl transferase GMA12/MNN10 family protein (TAIR:AT5G07720.1); Has 459 Blast hits to 457 proteins in 98 species: Archae - 0; Bacteria - 4; Metazoa - 0; Fungi - 150; Plants - 280; Viruses - 0; Other Eukaryotes - 25 (source: NCBI BLink).) — protein MGQDGSPAHKRPSGSGGGLPTTTLTNGGGRGGRGGLLPRGRQMQKTFNNIKITILCGFVTILVLRGTIGVGNLGSSSADAVNQNIIEETNRILAEIRSDSDPTDLDEPQEGDMNPNATYVLGPKITDWDSQRKVWLNQNPEFPSTVNGKARILLLTGSPPKPCDNPIGDHYLLKSVKNKIDYCRLHGIEIVYNMAHLDKELAGYWAKLPMIRRLMLSHPEVEWIWWMDSDALFTDILFQIPLARYQKHNLVIHGYPDLLFDQKSWIALNTGSFLLRNCQWSLDLLDAWAPMGPKGPIRDEAGKVLTAYLKGRPAFEADDQSALIYLLLSQKDTWMEKVFVENQYYLHGFWEGLVDRYEEMIEKYHPGLGDERWPFVTHFVGCKPCGSYADYAVERCLKSMERAFNFADNQVLKLYGFSHRGLLSPKIKRIRNETVSPLEFVDKFDIRRTPVETKPQN, from the coding sequence atgggtcAAGATGGTTCGCCGGCGCATAAAAGACCATCCGGAAGCGGCGGAGGACTTCCGACGACGACGTTAACCAACGGTGGAGGAAGAGGTGGTCGTGGTGGTTTGTTACCTCGAGGTAGACAGATGCAGAAGACGTTTAACAACATCAAGATCACAATTCTCTGTGGTTTCGTCACAATTCTCGTCTTACGTGGCACTATCGGTGTTGGTAACCTAGGAAGCTCAAGCGCCGATGCAGTTAACCAGAACATCATTGAGGAGACTAACCGGATTCTAGCTGAGATCCGATCTGATTCGGATCCAACCGACTTGGATGAGCCTCAGGAAGGTGATATGAATCCCAATGCGACGTATGTTCTAGGTCCTAAGATCACGGATTGGGATAGTCAACGTAAGGTATGGTTGAATCAGAATCCTGAGTTTCCTAGTACTGTCAATGGCAAAGCTCGAATCTTGCTTTTAACAGGATCTCCTCCTAAGCCTTGTGATAACCCCATTGGTGATCATTATCTTTTGAAATCTGTGAAGAACAAGATTGATTATTGTAGGCTTCATGGAATTGAGATTGTGTATAACATGGCTCATTTGGATAAGGAACTCGCTGGCTATTGGGCAAAATTACCAATGATTAGGAGGTTGATGTTGTCTCATCCAGAAGTTGAGTGGATCTGGTGGATGGATAGTGATGCTTTGTTCACTGATATACTGTTTCAGATCCCTTTGGCTAGGTATCAGAAGCATAATCTAGTGATTCATGGTTATCCGGACTTGTTGTTCGATCAGAAGTCGTGGATTGCTTTGAACACAGGTAGTTTTCTGCTGAGGAATTGTCAGTGGTCGTTGGATTTGTTAGATGCTTGGGCGCCTATGGGACCTAAAGGGCCAATTCGTGATGAGGCCGGGAAGGTATTGACGGCTTATCTGAAAGGTAGACCAGCTTTTGAGGCAGATGATCAGTCAGCATTGATCTATCTCCTGCTTTCTCAGAAAGATACATGGATGGAGAAAGTGTTTGTGGAGAATCAATACTATTTGCACGGGTTTTGGGAAGGTTTGGTTGATAGGTATGAGGAGATGATAGAGAAGTATCACCCGGGATTGGGTGATGAGAGATGGCCATTTGTGACCCATTTCGTTGGGTGTAAACCGTGTGGTAGCTATGCTGATTATGCAGTCGAGAGGTGCTTGAAGAGTATGGAGAGGGCCTTTAATTTTGCAGACAATCAAGTGCTCAAGCTGTATGGTTTTAGCCATAGGGGATTGTTGAGCCCCAAGATTAAGAGGATCAGAAATGAGACAGTCTCTCCTTTGGAGTTTGTAGACAAGTTTGATATTCGCAGAACGCCAGTGGAAACCAAACCACAGAACTAG
- a CDS encoding Polynucleotidyl transferase, ribonuclease H-like superfamily protein, with translation MASLATYFGLGDQAHRSLDDVRMNLEVVKYCATVLFLESSVPDILTDMSWFSPRKSPRTRSNGKLVANGVRESSTSSSSSPKTDPSSSSVDATIVKNHPIVSLLTECSESDASSYDIEDPIDITTLIGKLRIGTLQTDAAEEAKTVRQQDESPPSPDSDAKDESFLGVNEVSVSSIRASLVPFYRGSLRMKLFHNDTPLHLCWHSLKVRFGISRKFVDHAGRPKLNIIVDAPLDLCKILDAVDAAAHNLPTDSSTNSDWRPTVIRKEGFANYPTARLHISSESNGDDTLCGTQVYQKEEPLGTNQKLDVSSDNLEKLESALLPGTLVDAFFSLEPYSYQQMAGIRLAVKKLVILLKK, from the exons ATGGCATCACTTGCTACATACTTCGGGCTAGGAGATCAAGCTCACAG GAGCTTAGATGATGTCCGGATGAATCTTGAAGTTGTCAAGTACTGTGCAACCGTCTTGTTTCTG GAGTCCAGTGTTCCTGACATTCTTACAGACATGAGCTGGTTTTCCCCACGAAAAAGTCCCAGAACACGAAGTAATGGGAAGTTAGTGGCTAATGGAGTCAGAGAAAGCTCGACTTCTTCCTCCTCGAGTCCTAAAACTGATCCGAGTTCCTCTTCCGTGGACGCCACAATCGTCAAAAACCATCCCATCGTTTCTCTTCTTACGGAATGCTCAGAAAGTGATGCATCAAGTTATGATATAGAAGATCCAATTGATATAACCACTTTAATAGGTAAACTACGTATTGGAACTCTTCAGACGGATGCTGCAGAAGAAGCGAAAACTGTAAGACAGCAGGATGAATCACCTCCATCACCCGATTCCGATGCCAAAGATGAATCATTTTTGGGTGTTAATGAAGTATCTGTTTCTAGCATCAGGGCAAGTCTTGTCCCGTTTTATCGTGGGAGCTTGAGAATGAAGCTATTTCACAACGACACCCCTCTGCATCTGTGTTGGCATAGCTTGAAAGTTCGGTTCGGAATAAGCCGGAAGTTTGTGGATCATGCAGGTCGTCCAAAGTTGAATATTATTGTTGACGCCCCTCTTGATCTATGCAAGATCTTGGACGCAGTTGATGCTGCTGCGCACAACTTACCAACTGACTCAAGCACAAACTCAGATTGGAGACCCACTGTTATAAGGAAAGAAGGCTTTGCCAACTATCCCACAGCCAGACTGCA TATAAGCTCAGAATCCAACGGAGATGATACCCTGTGTGGAACGCAGGTatatcaaaaagaagaacCTTTGGGAACCAATCAAAAGCTCGATGTCAGTAGCGATAACTTGGAAAAGCTTGAGTCAGCATTACTTCCCGGTACTCTGGTTGATGCATTCTTCTCACTCGAGCCTTACAGTTATCAGCAAATGGCAGGGATACGTCTAGCAGTCAAAAAGTTGGTGATCCTCCTGAAAAAGTGA
- a CDS encoding RING/U-box superfamily protein (RING/U-box superfamily protein; FUNCTIONS IN: zinc ion binding; EXPRESSED IN: 22 plant structures; EXPRESSED DURING: 13 growth stages; CONTAINS InterPro DOMAIN/s: Zinc finger, RING-type, conserved site (InterPro:IPR017907), Zinc finger, RING-type (InterPro:IPR001841); BEST Arabidopsis thaliana protein match is: RING/U-box superfamily protein (TAIR:AT3G29270.2); Has 323 Blast hits to 323 proteins in 56 species: Archae - 0; Bacteria - 0; Metazoa - 171; Fungi - 2; Plants - 134; Viruses - 3; Other Eukaryotes - 13 (source: NCBI BLink).), producing MWNLASKSIREGFISKGEEAATKPRRATLDRSGDGRKTTKEEKLECPICWESFNVVENVPYVLWCGHTICKYCLLGLQRAIVIKSSALPFQLPFFVACPWCNILSLRLVCNGTIRFPSKNFYLLWMVESMNGSRSEAPSDNKRVASGQRDLRNRCDGVSNTALGDEGLLDNRSWWNGVTRGFFRTGRLHDSVRKSMALVAHLLAKFPLVVIFLLMALYAIPVSAAVLGVYFFVTFALAVPSFLVLYFAFPSLNWLIREIAT from the coding sequence ATGTGGAATTTAGCTTCAAAATCGATCAGAGAAGGTTTTATATCGAAGGGAGAAGAAGCTGCTACAAAACCAAGAAGAGCTACTTTAGATAGATCAGGAGATGGAAGAAAGacaacaaaggaagaaaaattgGAGTGTCCCATTTGCTGGGAATCATTCAACGTTGTTGAGAATGTACCTTATGTCTTATGGTGTGGTCATACAATCTGCAAGTACTGTCTCTTAGGGCTTCAACGTGCCATTGTCATCAAATCCTCTGCTTTACCATTCCAGCTTCCCTTCTTCGTTGCTTGCCCTTGGTGCAATATTCTCTCTTTAAGGCTGGTTTGCAATGGAACCATCAGATTTCCTTCCAAGAACTTTTACCTTCTGTGGATGGTAGAAAGCATGAATGGCTCCAGATCGGAGGCACCCAGCGACAACAAAAGGGTTGCTTCAGGGCAGAGAGACTTGAGAAATAGGTGTGATGGAGTGAGTAATACCGCCTTGGGTGATGAAGGGTTGCTGGACAATCGCAGCTGGTGGAATGGTGTGACCAGAGGATTCTTCAGAACTGGGAGGCTCCATGACTCGGTACGTAAGTCAATGGCTCTTGTTGCTCATTTGTTGGCTAAGTTTCCTCTGGTAGTCATATTCCTGTTGATGGCTTTATATGCAATCCCTGTGAGTGCTGCAGTTCTCGGggtttatttctttgttacGTTTGCTTTGGCTGTCCCGTCGTTTCTCGTCCTTTATTTTGCCTTCCCGAGCTTAAACTGGCTGATCAGAGAGATTGCAACCTGA
- a CDS encoding Polynucleotidyl transferase, ribonuclease H-like superfamily protein (Polynucleotidyl transferase, ribonuclease H-like superfamily protein; FUNCTIONS IN: exonuclease activity, nucleic acid binding; LOCATED IN: intracellular; EXPRESSED IN: 12 plant structures; EXPRESSED DURING: 6 growth stages; CONTAINS InterPro DOMAIN/s: Exonuclease (InterPro:IPR006055), Polynucleotidyl transferase, ribonuclease H fold (InterPro:IPR012337), Exonuclease, RNase T/DNA polymerase III (InterPro:IPR013520); BEST Arabidopsis thaliana protein match is: Polynucleotidyl transferase, ribonuclease H-like superfamily protein (TAIR:AT5G61390.1).) yields the protein MASSLGGDERSEIAFFDLETAVPTKSGEPFAILEFGAILVCPRRLEELYSYSTLVRPTDLSLISTLTKRRSGITRDGVLSAHTFSEIADKVYDILHGRIWAGHNIIRFDCVRIREAFAEIGLSPPEPKATIDSLSLLSQKFGKRAGDMKMASLATYFGLGDQAHRSLDDVRMNLEVVKYCATVLFLESSVPDILTDMSWFSPRKSPRTRSNGKLVANGVRESSTSSSSSPKTDPSSSSVDATIVKNHPIVSLLTECSESDASSYDIEDPIDITTLIGKLRIGTLQTDAAEEAKTVRQQDESPPSPDSDAKDESFLGVNEVSVSSIRASLVPFYRGSLRMKLFHNDTPLHLCWHSLKVRFGISRKFVDHAGRPKLNIIVDAPLDLCKILDAVDAAAHNLPTDSSTNSDWRPTVIRKEGFANYPTARLHISSESNGDDTLCGTQVYQKEEPLGTNQKLDVSSDNLEKLESALLPGTLVDAFFSLEPYSYQQMAGIRLAVKKLVILLKK from the exons ATGGCTTCGAGTCTGGGCGGCGATGAGAGAAGCGAGATAGCGTTTTTCGACCTTGAGACGGCGGTTCCGACCAAATCAGGGGAGCCTTTCGCGATTTTGGAGTTTGGGGCCATCTTAGTTTGCCCAAGGAGGCTAGAGGAGCTCTATAGTTACTCCACTTTGGTTCGACCTACTGATCTTTCCTTAATCTCTACGCTCACAAAGCGACGTAGCGGCATTACGCGCGACGGAGTTCTCTCTGCACATACATTCTCTGAAATCGCCGATAAGGTCTATGACATTCTTCACG GACGAATTTGGGCGGGACATAACATAATTCGATTCGATTGTGTAAGAATAAGAGAAGCATTTGCAGAAATTGGTCTCTCTCCGCCAGAGCCGAAAGCTACAATTGATTCGCTTTCATTGTTGTCTCAGAAGTTTGGGAAGAGAGCTGGTGACATGAAG ATGGCATCACTTGCTACATACTTCGGGCTAGGAGATCAAGCTCACAG GAGCTTAGATGATGTCCGGATGAATCTTGAAGTTGTCAAGTACTGTGCAACCGTCTTGTTTCTG GAGTCCAGTGTTCCTGACATTCTTACAGACATGAGCTGGTTTTCCCCACGAAAAAGTCCCAGAACACGAAGTAATGGGAAGTTAGTGGCTAATGGAGTCAGAGAAAGCTCGACTTCTTCCTCCTCGAGTCCTAAAACTGATCCGAGTTCCTCTTCCGTGGACGCCACAATCGTCAAAAACCATCCCATCGTTTCTCTTCTTACGGAATGCTCAGAAAGTGATGCATCAAGTTATGATATAGAAGATCCAATTGATATAACCACTTTAATAGGTAAACTACGTATTGGAACTCTTCAGACGGATGCTGCAGAAGAAGCGAAAACTGTAAGACAGCAGGATGAATCACCTCCATCACCCGATTCCGATGCCAAAGATGAATCATTTTTGGGTGTTAATGAAGTATCTGTTTCTAGCATCAGGGCAAGTCTTGTCCCGTTTTATCGTGGGAGCTTGAGAATGAAGCTATTTCACAACGACACCCCTCTGCATCTGTGTTGGCATAGCTTGAAAGTTCGGTTCGGAATAAGCCGGAAGTTTGTGGATCATGCAGGTCGTCCAAAGTTGAATATTATTGTTGACGCCCCTCTTGATCTATGCAAGATCTTGGACGCAGTTGATGCTGCTGCGCACAACTTACCAACTGACTCAAGCACAAACTCAGATTGGAGACCCACTGTTATAAGGAAAGAAGGCTTTGCCAACTATCCCACAGCCAGACTGCA TATAAGCTCAGAATCCAACGGAGATGATACCCTGTGTGGAACGCAGGTatatcaaaaagaagaacCTTTGGGAACCAATCAAAAGCTCGATGTCAGTAGCGATAACTTGGAAAAGCTTGAGTCAGCATTACTTCCCGGTACTCTGGTTGATGCATTCTTCTCACTCGAGCCTTACAGTTATCAGCAAATGGCAGGGATACGTCTAGCAGTCAAAAAGTTGGTGATCCTCCTGAAAAAGTGA